DNA from Rhipicephalus sanguineus isolate Rsan-2018 chromosome 11, BIME_Rsan_1.4, whole genome shotgun sequence:
gtagtccggtttggcgcgcgtaacgccgtggaaagtgatggctagcgttgcatttcgacgcaaacgctgctcagcgtctaaggtacgggtaaaaggcgcgactttttcacgcacgcaaaaacgcaaagtgacaacgtataaagtaaaagaagtacaaatatctcgcttgtgaacgctgcgttccgtctcaaaaagctacatgtagaaaatgaaggaatattttatatatctcatgcagaaaataaggacgcaattgtgggactacattcatcagtggtaggatacgtgcattgtggctctgtagccttcgcttcattgccaagaaaagttgtccgcgagtatagttaaGATAGGAATTACACTTTTCGAAATGCAACGtcaggggtcctcggccgccattatcaccAAACACTTCCTTGGAcaaaaccctgctctttaaacaatgacgtgaCTAGACCGCTTATgcaaaggtatggggcagacttcgcgccccctTTAGATGACTAAAGAGGCGGGAAGGGGGGTCTTTTGATAATGTAGAATAATCCATGTTATTAAAAAAGACAATCTTTTGTCATTCTTTCATTATGAACCAGCTGGAAGAAGTTATTGTGCATCtggaataacattttttttttttttttgcaactccGGAAGAATGTCTCTTGTAATTTGTGCTGCAGCTTTTATGATGAGATAGTTAGTGTGGTTGTGTCGCTCTGCTTTTGTTTGGGTCGTACCATTTGTGTCTGGGATGGATCACTTAACCAGGATTGCTACTTTCTTTCGGACATGTTTCCTTTCCTTGCGTGCTTTTTAGGCACTCGTTTGTACGTGCTAATGAGAAAGAACTGCAGTGGATGAAATTTGAGCTGACTTTGTGTTGGAACTCATGCCCGTGCGACACAGTGTGGGCCAGAGTGACCTTTGCTCCATGTTAGAACATGCTGTGTCATGCTGCTTCAGTATTTTTAAAAATGCACTCCGTTACATGCAATATTTGCATGACTGTTGGAAAACTAGTAAGTGTGCGTTTTGTTTCTATGCACAAATTCTGGATTTGCATTCCTTTGACTTGCCCCGAAGAATGTCGGACTTTTCTGTGAATGATTACAAACTACACTCATGGTCTCAGGTTTTATGTCAACAATGACCACATGTATTATGAGTATTAATGCTAGTGATATTGTTTTGTATTGTTATTATGCTTTCAAAGATAAAATAGAGTAGTAGATTGTCAATGTCGTCGGTACCTGACCAAATGTTGATTGTAGACATCTATTAAACGTCGTTCTAATCGAGATATACTGCTGTGGTTGTGCTTTTATATTACTGGACGCGCATTCAGAGTGGAGCATGATTAGTGTGCAGCCACTGAAGTTTTTATAGCAGTGTGACAAGCCTAGAAAATTTTGAAATTTTTAAGAAGGTTGCTTTCTGGTGTTGGCTGTTTTACTAAATGCAGCCATGGCTTTGTTAATGATTTTATACATAATACAAATTTATAAATCGGGGGAATCACCTTCTTAGGCTCTGAAACAGCCCAGTGCTTGGTGCTGGTTCGCTGCTCTGGCCATACTGAATGGCCCGTGGCCCGCTGCATTCCAGGGACACACTGTTGTCGAGGAAAACGATAGCGTTGTTGCCCTTCTGGACTTCCGGGATATCTGCGTACTGCTGAAGCGATCGGTAGATCATGTCGGGTACGAAGTATTGCTTCACGACAAGTTCATGTCCAGCTTCCTTGGGTCTCTGAAAGACATGTGGGCAGTTTGCACTAGAGGCGCAAGGCAGTCGCAGCGGAATTGGTGGTCTCCTAGATAGTCCTGTCTTGGCTCGTTCTCAAAAGGCTTAATTATTATGATTAGGCCACGTGAAACTGGTGTATCTCGGCGAGTTGGCCTGGTTCGATCACACTCAACTTAATTAGGTTTAGTCTCAATTAACGCTAATTAGACTTAATTGGGATTACGTAGGCATCGACTTTCACTAGCCTCATTGGGAATTCGACTTGGATCGCCCGCCTTCTGTGGCTTTCCTGATTATGATAGTTTCCTGGTGAAGCGTGCAAAATTATGCATACGTGTGATCATCTCGCTTCGCCCAGATTTGGCAGAAAAATGTCGCAGGTTTACCATGTAACGCAGGCAGTCTTGCACTGAGAACGGCAGTGCTCGCTCCAGGTCGCGCCTGGATTGTCTGCGTACCACAGCGTGTGAAGCTGGGGTGGCCCTGTGACGGTACATTGCAGGCAACCTGATCTTGCGTTTCTCCCTACGTGGTGGCCATCTTCGTTTCACTGGTACCACGGGAGCCTCGCTAGATGAGCTACCTGCTGAAGCATAGACGAATTCGAAGCGAAAAGCAATTCACCACCCACCAATAGGAAAGGGAACAAAATCGCCGATGAAGTTTACAACCTTCGTCGTTGTGGCCATGGCGGATGACGTCGGTTGAGCGCGCGACGATATCGTTTCTCTGGACGCGCACGTGGAATTGGTGGCGGTACAATTCGTACATCGCGCCGTCCCTCTCGAAAGCCATTTGACCGCTGAACTTCCATTCGCGATATTCTGCGTTGAATGTGCACACGTTAAGACCTTGCACAATTAAACTAAAGCGGGGCAGCAAAATATTGCAAAATGTAACACTTCAAAGAAAAGGATACCAATGTCGGCGGTAAACTCTCCGTTGGAAATCTTCCGAGGGTACTCTTTCTCGCTCACAGCCTCTACTATAGTCGTGATAACGTCCTGTGGAGGGAAAGAAGTGTCAGTAAATTATGCGGGCGAGTGGTATAAACGACTGAAAGGACAACCCGTTCGTGGTTTAGAATGTCGACGCTGCCAGGTGGCctatgaacagaaaaaaaaaaaaaatacggttaGAGCA
Protein-coding regions in this window:
- the LOC119374347 gene encoding uncharacterized protein LOC119374347 encodes the protein MAFERDGAMYELYRHQFHVRVQRNDIVARSTDVIRHGHNDEGSSSSEAPVVPVKRRWPPRREKRKIRLPAMYRHRATPASHAVVRRQSRRDLERALPFSVQDCLRYMRPKEAGHELVVKQYFVPDMIYRSLQQYADIPEVQKGNNAIVFLDNSVSLECSGPRAIQYGQSSEPAPSTGLFQSLRRGVATVLGKMSKWIY